From one Vicinamibacterales bacterium genomic stretch:
- a CDS encoding HEAT repeat domain-containing protein, translating into MESALAPDVAAQLTAFARACKAAARVFALYPPEHPAIEESLGRLARVATSITEHGVFSMVVLPDNLLVGGRAPARPDSAIAEFARLLHGHLVGELVVGADVDAGSWRIFLGLVGRDPLELRTKGGIVRAWTTAGGYGLELTELDYSSIVRERLSGERASWDVIIARCLRSDALDLDEETLRALTEIAGDPDRLGEFFAQSEQAHPDHDLRARTSGLLRAMRGVKGFFMRHDPGGLDKALDNMAGATSRLSPAFVLDLLAARGATNEEEAQFAAQVTDRITESTVARLVARTVAAEHGGTARLADAFRALVPDAQRRESVARRARVELEASALGSEPDFDQMWSHVEEMLVSYNDAAWVSDSYDQEMTAARARALELEHVRDDPPERISAWLKSVSDVAVRRLDLRLLLDLLAVETDLDRWRELAAIVVTGTDDLVAIGDFAGARQLAEALSAHARDASPRAQPAAAAIETLVAGQMMPQLAFHLNTARDDEFTEIMAMCTAIGPSLIPRLAETLSADGRARARQRMTDLLLAFGADGRHSVDQLRQSPLPSVRRTAVQLLRSFGGHEATVVLEEMLNDADPTVQRDAVRALIAIASDEAFGLLERVLLSDTGRVRAAVAQEMDSTRDHRATPLFCHIVRTCDARGPLREVYLSALSRLGALGGPDAVAVLTEALHMGRWWTPFATREVRTAAAAALGRMKTAAALDALREAATSGGFGVRRIARAYLKE; encoded by the coding sequence ATGGAGTCTGCTCTCGCCCCGGACGTCGCTGCCCAGCTGACGGCCTTCGCCCGCGCCTGCAAAGCTGCGGCGCGGGTTTTCGCCCTCTATCCGCCCGAGCACCCGGCCATCGAGGAGTCGCTCGGCCGCCTGGCCCGCGTGGCGACCTCCATCACCGAGCACGGGGTCTTCTCGATGGTGGTGCTGCCCGACAACCTGCTGGTCGGCGGCCGCGCGCCCGCACGCCCCGATTCCGCCATTGCCGAGTTTGCCCGGCTCCTCCACGGCCACCTCGTCGGCGAACTGGTCGTCGGCGCGGACGTGGACGCCGGATCGTGGCGGATCTTCCTCGGCCTGGTCGGACGCGATCCGCTCGAGTTGCGAACCAAGGGCGGCATCGTCCGAGCCTGGACGACGGCCGGCGGGTACGGGCTCGAGCTGACCGAGCTGGACTACAGCAGCATCGTCCGCGAGCGCCTGTCGGGCGAGCGGGCGTCCTGGGACGTCATCATCGCGCGCTGCCTGCGATCGGACGCGCTCGACCTCGACGAGGAGACGCTCCGCGCGCTGACCGAGATTGCGGGCGATCCGGACCGGCTCGGCGAGTTCTTCGCGCAGTCCGAACAGGCCCATCCCGATCACGACCTGCGCGCGCGCACCAGCGGCCTCCTGCGCGCGATGCGGGGCGTCAAGGGGTTCTTCATGCGCCACGATCCCGGTGGCCTCGACAAGGCGCTCGACAACATGGCTGGCGCCACCAGCCGCCTCTCCCCGGCATTCGTGCTCGACCTGCTGGCGGCGCGCGGTGCGACCAACGAAGAAGAGGCCCAGTTCGCGGCGCAAGTCACCGACAGGATCACCGAATCGACCGTGGCCCGCCTGGTCGCCCGAACCGTCGCCGCCGAGCACGGAGGCACCGCCCGGCTGGCCGACGCCTTCCGGGCGCTCGTGCCCGACGCACAGCGGCGCGAGAGCGTCGCCCGGCGCGCACGCGTGGAGCTCGAGGCCTCGGCGCTCGGATCCGAGCCCGACTTCGACCAGATGTGGTCCCACGTCGAAGAGATGCTGGTGTCGTACAACGACGCCGCGTGGGTGTCGGACTCCTACGACCAGGAGATGACCGCGGCGCGAGCCCGTGCGCTCGAGCTCGAGCACGTGAGGGACGATCCGCCGGAACGGATCTCGGCCTGGCTCAAGAGCGTCAGCGACGTTGCCGTCCGAAGGCTCGACTTGCGGCTCCTGCTCGATCTGCTGGCCGTCGAAACCGACCTCGATCGCTGGCGGGAACTGGCCGCGATCGTCGTCACGGGCACCGACGACCTGGTGGCCATCGGCGACTTCGCCGGAGCCCGACAGCTCGCCGAGGCGCTGTCCGCGCACGCCCGCGACGCCTCGCCGCGCGCCCAGCCCGCCGCCGCCGCCATCGAGACGCTCGTGGCGGGCCAGATGATGCCGCAGCTCGCGTTCCACCTCAACACCGCGCGCGACGACGAGTTCACCGAGATCATGGCGATGTGTACCGCGATTGGCCCGTCGCTGATCCCGCGCCTGGCCGAGACGCTGTCGGCCGACGGCCGGGCCCGCGCGCGCCAGCGCATGACGGATCTCCTCCTGGCATTCGGCGCCGACGGCCGGCACTCCGTGGACCAACTGCGGCAGTCACCGCTGCCGAGCGTGCGCCGGACGGCGGTCCAGTTGCTTCGCTCGTTCGGCGGCCACGAGGCCACCGTCGTGCTCGAGGAGATGCTGAACGACGCGGACCCGACCGTTCAGCGCGACGCGGTGCGGGCGCTCATCGCCATCGCCAGCGACGAGGCGTTCGGTCTGCTCGAGCGCGTGCTGCTATCGGATACCGGGCGGGTGCGGGCTGCCGTGGCGCAGGAAATGGACTCCACGCGCGACCATCGCGCCACGCCGCTCTTCTGCCACATCGTGCGCACCTGCGACGCGCGTGGCCCGCTCCGCGAGGTGTATTTGAGCGCGCTGTCCCGGCTTGGCGCGCTAGGCGGACCTGACGCCGTGGCGGTCCTCACCGAGGCGCTCCACATGGGTCGCTGGTGGACCCCGTTCGCCACCCGCGAGGTGCGGACGGCGGCCGCCGCCGCCCTTGGACGCATGAAGACGGCCGCCGCGCTCGACGCCCTGAGGGAAGCGGCGACGAGCGGCGGGTTTGGTGTGCGCCGCATCGCCAGGGCCTATTTGAAGGAGTAG
- a CDS encoding HD domain-containing phosphohydrolase, whose amino-acid sequence MADQLTRRHALIDELVRRFAAALRGAQLYAPGHPLVVRNINAFADVVARLLTDLPAVSLALVADELVVDDLPLPDGAKILGELFERLKARGIERITVERGATPEELVAAVNGICQRLQINASDEAPWADLPHVRVGLVRVEQDVETSLADMVTIRRLYAQATTAAQAAWEAAGRDAASGCAEIQPVVRDLAQAVTQNRSALLALTAVRSADRYTFTHMVNVSVLVMAQARGLGIDGTLLREFGVAGLMHDIGKVRTPAEILTKTTALDDRELAIMRRHPIDGAEILRRSADIAPLAAIVAFEHHLRLNGTGYPEGVTRNGLNLCTMLCTIADVYDAMRSKRNYQQAYPHDRILAVLERNEGAEFEQNLVRRFVQLMGIYPVGSVVRLNTGAIGVVLKPYPPDPHRPRVRVLFAADGHRFDLAYDLDLWDVEPAPNRSSSIVGSADPPDPSFDALAAMQ is encoded by the coding sequence ATGGCCGACCAACTGACACGCCGCCACGCCTTGATCGACGAACTGGTGCGCCGCTTCGCCGCCGCGCTGCGGGGCGCGCAGCTCTATGCTCCCGGGCATCCCCTCGTCGTCCGAAACATCAACGCATTCGCGGACGTGGTCGCCCGATTGCTGACCGACCTGCCGGCCGTGTCGCTGGCACTGGTGGCAGACGAGCTGGTCGTGGACGACCTGCCGCTCCCCGACGGCGCGAAGATCCTGGGCGAACTGTTCGAGCGGCTGAAGGCTCGCGGGATCGAGCGGATCACGGTCGAGCGCGGCGCGACGCCCGAGGAGTTGGTAGCCGCGGTCAACGGGATCTGTCAGCGCCTGCAGATCAATGCGTCCGACGAGGCGCCGTGGGCCGACCTGCCTCACGTCCGCGTGGGCCTCGTGCGCGTCGAGCAGGACGTGGAGACCAGCCTGGCGGACATGGTCACGATCCGGCGCCTGTACGCGCAGGCGACCACTGCCGCGCAGGCGGCCTGGGAGGCCGCCGGGCGCGACGCCGCGTCCGGCTGCGCCGAGATCCAGCCCGTGGTCCGAGACCTCGCGCAGGCCGTCACGCAGAACCGCAGCGCGCTGCTGGCGCTCACCGCGGTCCGCAGCGCCGACCGCTACACGTTCACACACATGGTGAACGTGTCCGTGCTCGTGATGGCGCAGGCGCGCGGGCTCGGCATCGACGGGACGCTGCTGCGGGAATTCGGCGTCGCCGGGTTGATGCACGACATCGGCAAGGTGCGAACGCCCGCGGAGATCCTCACGAAGACGACCGCGCTCGACGACCGCGAGCTGGCGATCATGCGGCGCCACCCCATCGACGGGGCCGAGATCCTCCGCCGGTCCGCGGACATCGCGCCGCTGGCCGCGATCGTCGCGTTCGAGCACCACCTGCGTCTGAACGGCACCGGCTACCCCGAGGGCGTCACGCGCAACGGCCTCAACCTGTGCACGATGCTGTGCACGATCGCGGATGTCTACGACGCCATGCGATCGAAGCGCAATTACCAGCAGGCCTACCCGCACGATCGCATCCTGGCCGTGCTCGAGCGCAACGAGGGCGCCGAGTTCGAACAGAACCTGGTGCGCCGATTCGTCCAGTTGATGGGAATCTACCCGGTCGGTTCGGTCGTGCGTCTCAACACCGGCGCCATCGGCGTCGTGCTCAAGCCCTACCCCCCCGATCCGCACCGGCCGCGCGTGCGGGTGCTCTTCGCCGCCGACGGCCACCGGTTCGATCTGGCGTACGACCTGGATCTCTGGGACGTCGAGCCGGCCCCGAACCGCTCGTCTTCGATCGTCGGCTCCGCCGATCCTCCAGACCCGTCGTTCGACGCGCTGGCCGCGATGCAGTAG
- a CDS encoding PEP-CTERM sorting domain-containing protein, producing the protein MMKRLFALLVAIGLASLCGTAEAATITLNGTVAVSIGAIGSSAQASVGSGSWVANGTNKSELYMTPAMLFGAGSNFKISDIAGFSWSTFKATTGGSAPDWYLTLYTTTDTVGDDATWYGRRLTFEGLYANNFSTPANTWNTYQSGAGTNQVTMYDGKRGGNLGFYGGPTLAAVQAGIIDWGAYQNSGTTQQVDYSGEYVKYIVLSTGNPWANGFTGYLDDFNISLNGGASARVDLEPNPVPEPASLTLLGVGLAGVARLARRRKR; encoded by the coding sequence ATGATGAAGAGACTGTTCGCGTTGCTCGTCGCAATAGGACTCGCGTCCCTGTGCGGGACGGCTGAGGCCGCCACGATTACCCTCAACGGCACGGTTGCGGTCAGCATCGGTGCGATCGGCTCATCGGCTCAGGCAAGCGTCGGCTCAGGTTCCTGGGTGGCCAACGGGACGAATAAGTCTGAGCTCTACATGACCCCAGCCATGCTCTTTGGGGCCGGGTCGAACTTCAAGATCAGTGACATCGCTGGCTTCAGCTGGAGCACGTTCAAAGCCACGACGGGAGGCTCTGCCCCGGACTGGTACCTGACCCTCTACACGACAACCGACACTGTCGGCGACGACGCCACTTGGTACGGCCGCAGGCTCACCTTCGAGGGGCTCTACGCGAACAACTTCAGCACGCCTGCCAACACGTGGAACACGTATCAGTCTGGCGCCGGCACGAACCAGGTCACGATGTACGACGGTAAGCGCGGCGGAAATCTGGGCTTCTACGGCGGTCCGACGCTCGCCGCAGTGCAGGCCGGTATCATCGACTGGGGTGCCTACCAGAACAGCGGCACCACGCAGCAGGTCGACTACAGCGGCGAGTACGTGAAGTACATCGTCCTGTCCACCGGCAATCCTTGGGCGAATGGCTTCACGGGCTATCTCGATGATTTCAACATCTCGCTGAATGGTGGCGCGTCCGCCCGAGTCGATCTCGAGCCCAACCCCGTTCCCGAGCCGGCGAGTCTCACACTCCTTGGCGTCGGTCTGGCCGGTGTGGCGCGTTTGGCTCGGCGGCGAAAGAGGTAG
- a CDS encoding thymidine phosphorylase translates to MRVTDIIRTKRDGGALCREEIEFFVAGVTDGSLPDYQASALLMAVVLRGMTPEETSWLTDAMVRSGIKVDLSRIPGIKVDKHSTGGVGDKASLILAPLAAACGVKVPMMSGRGLGHTGGTLDKLQSIAGFRVDLSLEEFTAALEQTGVAMIGQTGQIAPADKKLYALRDVTATVESIPLITASIMSKKIAEGIDALVLDVKTGRGAFMKTVDDSRRLARSLVDIGNRSGVRTEAFITAMDAPLGAAVGNALEVIECVETLKGRGPKDLEDLSVLLAARMVLFAGIATTPEEAERRVRAALTSGAGVEKWREIVAQQGGDPRTVDDYSRMPSVTTRRMVTADRAGFLSVLDAELVGRAGLALGAGRSRVDDQVDPAVGAVVFAHPGDRLAKGDPILELHYRRERDLPAALDLVGRAIEISEAAPTVLPLVIEEVK, encoded by the coding sequence ATGCGTGTGACCGACATCATCCGGACCAAACGGGACGGCGGAGCGCTTTGCCGGGAGGAAATCGAGTTCTTCGTCGCCGGCGTCACCGACGGATCGCTGCCCGATTACCAGGCCTCGGCGCTGCTCATGGCCGTCGTCTTGCGGGGGATGACGCCGGAGGAGACCTCGTGGCTGACCGATGCGATGGTCCGGTCCGGAATCAAGGTCGATCTGTCGAGAATCCCGGGCATCAAGGTCGACAAGCACAGCACTGGTGGCGTGGGCGACAAGGCGTCGCTCATCCTCGCGCCGCTCGCGGCGGCATGCGGGGTGAAAGTGCCGATGATGTCCGGCCGGGGGCTGGGTCACACCGGCGGCACGCTCGACAAGCTGCAGTCGATTGCCGGGTTCCGGGTGGACCTGTCGCTCGAGGAGTTCACCGCGGCGCTCGAGCAGACTGGCGTGGCGATGATCGGGCAGACCGGGCAGATTGCGCCCGCGGACAAGAAGCTGTACGCCCTGCGCGACGTGACGGCGACGGTCGAGAGCATCCCGCTCATCACGGCGTCGATCATGAGCAAGAAGATCGCCGAAGGGATCGACGCGCTCGTGCTCGACGTGAAGACCGGCCGCGGCGCCTTCATGAAGACGGTGGATGATTCGCGGCGGCTGGCGCGGTCGCTGGTGGACATCGGCAACCGCTCGGGCGTGCGCACCGAGGCGTTCATCACCGCGATGGACGCGCCGCTCGGCGCGGCCGTTGGCAATGCGCTCGAGGTGATCGAGTGCGTGGAGACGCTCAAGGGACGCGGCCCGAAGGACCTCGAGGATCTGTCGGTTCTTCTCGCGGCGCGCATGGTGCTGTTCGCCGGGATTGCCACGACGCCCGAGGAGGCCGAGCGGCGGGTGCGTGCCGCGCTGACGTCGGGCGCGGGAGTCGAGAAGTGGCGGGAGATCGTGGCGCAGCAGGGCGGCGACCCGCGGACGGTGGACGACTACTCGCGCATGCCGTCTGTGACGACGCGCCGGATGGTGACCGCGGACCGCGCGGGCTTCCTGTCGGTGCTCGACGCGGAACTGGTCGGACGCGCGGGGCTCGCGCTCGGTGCCGGCCGGAGCAGGGTGGACGACCAGGTGGATCCGGCGGTCGGTGCCGTCGTCTTCGCACATCCGGGTGACCGGCTGGCCAAGGGCGACCCCATTCTCGAGCTGCACTATCGCCGGGAACGCGACCTGCCGGCGGCGCTCGACCTGGTCGGGCGGGCGATTGAAATCAGCGAGGCAGCGCCGACGGTGCTGCCGCTGGTCATCGAAGAGGTGAAGTAG